The region TTGACTAGAGATCCAGACGTGAGATATACCCAAACAGGCAAAGCAGTAGCTTCTTTTAGTGTTGCAGTAGATACAGGATATGGTGAAAACAAACGCGCTGATTTTATTCCTGTCGTAGTATGGGACAAGTTAGCTGAAGTTTGCGGAAACAACCTTACAAAAGGTCGTCGTGTACTAGTAGAAGGACGTTTACAAATTCGTGACTATGAAAAGGATGGACAAAAACGGAGAGCTGCCGACGTAGTAGCTCAGAACATTGAATTTTTAGATACAAAGCAAGCAGTAAGTAATCCTGCTGCAGCTCCTGCCAAAACCGCAGGATATGATACCAGTTCATTTGGGACAGAGGTTTTTCCCGAAGAAGAAATTCCTTTTTGATAGAGCCTCCGAGAAAACGGAACAGGAAAAAGGCTGAAAAGCTAGTCAATCGGGGGCGGGTTTAAAAATGTTATTAGAGCGTGAGGGAGGGGTGAGTATGAAACAAGCAACAAAACAAGCTTCATTATTCCGCGAAATTATAGTAGACAACTTCGCGGGTGGCGGGGGTGCTAGTACGGGAATAAGTTTAGCAATAGGCCGCTCTGTAGATATAGCAATCAATCATGACCCTGCTGCAATTGCAATGCATAAGGTTAACCATCCCGACACTGAGCATTATTGTGAGTCAGTATGGGATATTGATCCAAGAATAGTTACAGGCGGCAGACAAGTGGCTTTATGCTGGTTTTCACCTGACTGCAAACACTTTAGCAAAGCCAAGGGCGGGAAACCAGTTGAAAAGAAAATTCGAGGATTGGCATGGGTAGCTGTCCGATGGGCCGCTACTTGAAAATGGCATGCCAGATACTAGTAAGAAAGGCAGGACCTTTCAAGCCTTTGTAAATGCGTTAAAACGTCAAGGATATCAAGTAGATTGGAGAGAGTTAAAAGCATGTGACTATGGGGCACCAACAATTCGAAAGAGACTATTTCTAATTGCGCGGTGTGATGGTCAAAAGATTGTTTGGCCGAATCCGACACATGGAGACCCAAAAAGCTTAGAAGTAAAAAATGGAAAACTAAAACCTTGGAAAGTTGCCGCTGAATGCATTGACTGGTCACTGGATTGTCCGTCCATATTTGAGCGTAAAAAAGAGTTAGCTAAAAACACCATGCGAAGGATTGCCAGAGGAATACAACGATTTGTAATAGATAATGCTGATCCTTTTATTATTAAGGTTAATCACCATGGTACTGATTTTAGAGGGCAGAGCGTTGATGATCCGCTACAGACTATTACTGCGAAGAATGGTTGGGGGATGGTTACTCCATATATCGCGCGAATAGGTCAGACTGGCTTTGGCGGTAATCGACTACAGTATGACATTAATGATCCTCTTACAACAGTGACTACAAAGGCAGAACATTTATTGGTTACACCTACATTGATGGTAAATACGACAGGTCACCCAGGAAGCAAAGTAGACGAACCAATAAGAACCATTACAACAGGCAATCAACATGCATTAATTAGTCCTGTCTTAATTCAGATGGGGTATGGAGATCCAGAAGGAAGACGTGTACTGGATTTAAATAAACCACTAGGCACCGTTACAGCAGGAGGTAATAAATTTAGTTTAGTAGCTGCTTTCCTCGCCAAGCATTATGGCGGTGGATATACAGGACCAGGAGCAAACCTGAATGATCCTGCTCCCACAGTGACAACCGTCGATCATAATGCACTCGTAACAAGTCATTTAATTAAATTAAGAGGAACTTGTAAAGATGGGCAACCAGTAACGGAACCAATACCAACTATTACAGCCGGCGGGATGCATGTGGGAGAGGTTAGAGCATTTCTACTAAAGTATTATGGCACTGGCGAAGGACAATCTTTAGACGGACCAATGCACACTGTTACTACAAAAGATAGATTCGGATTAGTAACTATTCACGGTCAAGATTATCAGATCGTAGATATAGGCATGAGGATGTTAGAACCACATGAATTATTTACGGCAAATGGTTTCCCGAAAGATTACATTATTGACCGAGATTGTGATGGAAAAAAGTATTCTAAATCAGCACAAGTAGCCAGGTGTGGGAATGCAGTGCCTCCACCATTTGCAATAGCACTTGTAAGAGCTAACCTTCCTGAATTTTGTGACGGTTACGGTGAAGTTGCTACCGAACAGGCGGTATAAGATGCGGCAAATAAGTGCTAAATCAAGTTGGAAATGGATACGGCGTAACTACCGTATCCTAGCCTGCATCGTATACCAAGATGGTAGGAGAGAGGTTATATTGGGGAGGGCGGGATAACATGAGTTTTAAAGAGCAATTAAATCGATTAAAGGAAGCTGCTTTAATGAGGCAGCCAGGGCGCAGGGTAGATTTAGCATTAGTCTATAGGAAAGATTTAACCGAATTAATTTACCATTTTGATAGATTAGACCAAGAAGAGAGAGCAAGATATAAACCTGAAGAATTAAAAGGCACTGGATTGATATTTAGAGAGCGTCAACGGCAAATAGAACAAGAAGGGTGGACAGAAGAACACGATCAGGAGCATAGAAAAGGAGAACTTGCATTGGCAGCTGCTTGTTATGCTATACCTACAGAAAAAAGAACATGGTATTGTATCATAGAGAAATTATGGCCTTGGAGTAATAATTGGTGGAAGTCTACACCAAATGACCGTATTCGTGAATTAACAAAAGCAGGGGCCTTGATTGCCGCTGAAATAGACAGACTTATATCAGAAGGTGAAAAATCATGAAAGCAATAACCATATTACAGCCATGGGCGGGGTTTATACCTGCAGGTGCTAAAGCAATAGAGACTAGATCATGGGAAACCAAATACAGAGGCCCAATAGCCATACACGCAGCCAAGGATCA is a window of Pelosinus sp. IPA-1 DNA encoding:
- a CDS encoding DNA cytosine methyltransferase, with translation MPDTSKKGRTFQAFVNALKRQGYQVDWRELKACDYGAPTIRKRLFLIARCDGQKIVWPNPTHGDPKSLEVKNGKLKPWKVAAECIDWSLDCPSIFERKKELAKNTMRRIARGIQRFVIDNADPFIIKVNHHGTDFRGQSVDDPLQTITAKNGWGMVTPYIARIGQTGFGGNRLQYDINDPLTTVTTKAEHLLVTPTLMVNTTGHPGSKVDEPIRTITTGNQHALISPVLIQMGYGDPEGRRVLDLNKPLGTVTAGGNKFSLVAAFLAKHYGGGYTGPGANLNDPAPTVTTVDHNALVTSHLIKLRGTCKDGQPVTEPIPTITAGGMHVGEVRAFLLKYYGTGEGQSLDGPMHTVTTKDRFGLVTIHGQDYQIVDIGMRMLEPHELFTANGFPKDYIIDRDCDGKKYSKSAQVARCGNAVPPPFAIALVRANLPEFCDGYGEVATEQAV
- a CDS encoding single-stranded DNA-binding protein, with translation MNKVIIVGRLTRDPDVRYTQTGKAVASFSVAVDTGYGENKRADFIPVVVWDKLAEVCGNNLTKGRRVLVEGRLQIRDYEKDGQKRRAADVVAQNIEFLDTKQAVSNPAAAPAKTAGYDTSSFGTEVFPEEEIPF